A genomic stretch from Desulfurellaceae bacterium includes:
- a CDS encoding N-acyl homoserine lactonase family protein, whose translation MLQVFSMPCGFLELDSKLFFPDQETGSPLVVPVPCYLITHPQGNVLFDTGVHCAVMDDPVGRLGPEVSNLIVSKTKPGEEIVAQLSKFKLSPNDISHVVNSHFHFDHAGGNEFFPTSTFLVQKKELDATKDPELRAKALLDPQDYDHPLNYQAVDGEQDIFGDGSLVIIPTHGHTPGHQSLRVKVSKGTEVVLTGDACYTRGNMDQDLLPSVAVDESEMYQSLGRLRALRDKEGATIIYGHDPDQWQEIPHAPEPLA comes from the coding sequence ATGCTGCAAGTTTTTTCCATGCCGTGCGGGTTTCTCGAACTCGATAGCAAGCTGTTTTTCCCCGATCAGGAAACCGGCTCACCCCTGGTCGTGCCGGTGCCGTGTTATCTGATCACCCACCCCCAGGGCAATGTCCTGTTCGACACCGGCGTGCACTGCGCGGTGATGGACGATCCGGTCGGGCGGCTGGGGCCAGAGGTGTCGAACCTGATCGTCTCAAAGACCAAACCGGGCGAGGAGATCGTCGCCCAGCTGTCCAAATTCAAGCTCAGCCCCAACGACATCAGCCATGTCGTCAACTCCCACTTTCACTTTGACCACGCCGGCGGCAACGAGTTTTTTCCGACCTCGACCTTCCTGGTCCAGAAAAAAGAGCTGGACGCCACCAAGGACCCCGAGCTGCGGGCCAAAGCCCTGCTCGATCCCCAGGACTACGACCATCCGCTCAACTACCAGGCTGTGGACGGCGAACAGGATATTTTTGGCGACGGCAGCCTGGTCATCATTCCTACTCACGGCCATACCCCTGGCCATCAGTCGCTGCGGGTCAAGGTCAGCAAGGGCACGGAAGTCGTGCTGACCGGGGATGCGTGCTACACCCGGGGCAATATGGATCAGGACCTCCTGCCGTCGGTGGCGGTGGACGAGTCAGAGATGTACCAGTCCCTGGGCCGGCTGCGGGCGCTACGCGACAAGGAGGGCGCGACCATCATCTATGGCCACGACCCCGACCAGTGGCAGGAGATTCCGCACGCGCCCGAGCCTCTGGCCTAG